In Bacteroidales bacterium, the genomic stretch AATATTTCCTGCTGTAGCTTTTTGTCCGCCGTATAATTTAACTCCCAGTCTTTTACTTTCTGAATCTCTGCCGTTTCGGGAACTACCCATTCCTTTCTTATGTGCCATGGTATTATATTTTAAGTGGTTCTACTATTTTTTTATAATGCTAAAATGAATGAATATTTCATTTAGCTGTACCTTTTTAATTTTATTATTCTTTTCCGCCGCTAAGCTTTTCTTGCAAGTCTTTTAACTCATCCCATTTACCGTCAGAGGCTAATTCAGCTTGTTCCGGCCATGTTGTTGTGTCAAATCTTTTGTAAGCATTACCGCCTGCTTCAACTAAAATTTCAGATAATTTTTCCGATTTTATTTTTGATAATTTTTTAAATGAATCAATACCTGCATCTTTAAAGATACTTGCCAATTTTGGTCCGACTCCTTCAATTTTTGTTAAATTATCAGCTTTTGCATCAGATTTTTCAGTTGTAGGTTTTTTAGCATCAACTTTTTTAACTTCAGTTTTTTTAGCTGCAGGTTTTTTGGTTTCAACTTTTTTCTTTTCAGTTGCAGTTGTTTTTGTTACTTTTTTCTCTGCAGTTGTTTTAGTTTTGGTTTCCTTTTTCTCGCTTGTTTTTTTACCGTCTAATGAAATTTCATCTATTTGAATATGAGAAAAATATTGACGATGACCGTTAAGCTTTTGATAACCTTTTCTTCTTTTTTTCTTAAACACTTTAACCTTGTCTCCTTTCATGTGTGCTAATACTTTTGCAGTAATTTCAGCCCCAAGAACATTTGGTGTTCCTATATTTACTTTTTTACCGTCATCAGTCAGCAATATATTATTGAAAGAAACTTTATCTCCTTCTTTTGCTTCTAATCTGTGGACATACAATTTTTGGTCTTTTTCCACTTTAAATTGTTGCCCTGCTATTTCTACAATTGCAAACATTTTTAATTATTTTTAATTTGTTAATGAGGCGTCCGTATTAATAAGGAACTTACCAAGCCTCAGAAAATATTTTCAGGCGTGCAAAAATAGTTATTTTTTATTAAATACAAACGTTATTGTAAATATTTTCATCATTAACCACTTTTCATCCAATTAAAATTGCCTTCACCCACCGTTTTAATTAACTTATTAATTATTTGTGCTGAATTATCATTGGGACCTTCAATAAAAAAAGGTTTCCCGTCTTTACCGAATTCAATTTCATTAATTTCATCTGTAATCAAATCGGGGTCTAATAAATATTCTGTTATTTTGAATTCTTTATGCGGAAAGAATCCTATATCTTCTGCATAATCAATAGCTCCGTAAATGAGATTGTGTACAAAAACGGTATCACATTCTATTGCATTACCACTATTTGAATATGCTGTTTTTATAAATTCCTTATAATCATATTTATCTGAGTTAAATTTATATAAAGTGTTTTTTAATCCGAGACAAAACACATCAATCAGATATAGTCCGATAATAAATTTTCCGCTTGGCATTTGTTTACATACAGTAACTGTTGCTAAACCCGATTGTTCCCATTCTTCGTTTATCAGACACTCATAATAATCTAAATCTCTTACTTTTTGAATAATGTATTTTGCAGGAGACATTTTTTGATTTTTAATAATTTTTTTTCTTTTTTTTGCCATGTTGAATGAAGTTATAAGATTATTAATCAGTTATATATCCTTCTGATTCTAATATTTCAAACACTACTTTTTCAAGCCAATTTTGTTTGTAATCAAACCAATCTTGTCTGTATTCAGAGTTATCAATTATATTTTTAAAATTCGCAAATGGTCTGTTACGATTTAAAGCGTTTAACAGCTTGTCTTGCAGTTTTTGGTCAGATACATAATTGGCAAAGTTTTCCATTATTTTAAAAGATTCAAATGATTCTAAAGGTTCAATAATTATTTTATCTTCCCATGAATCAACGATATCAATATCTTTTTGGAATGGGTTTTCTTCATCATAAAAAATATTATCCTCAATATTAGCAAAAATCTCAATGTGTTCACCTGTTTTAAGATTTAAATAGAAAATATTACCGCAATCTGTCGTTTCTGCAATTTCTTTTACGAGTTTTTTGTATTTATCAGGTATAACTATTTCTTCTTCTTCATATATTTCTTCCGTCATAAATGAGTGTATTTGCTTAAGTTTTGATTTATCTTCTTTAACTGATTTTAAGATTATGAGGATTTCTTCTAATAATTGCTCTTTATTCATGATAAATTATTTTGTTTGATGATTCAATATAATATCAAAGTATGCCGTATCCCAAAAGTTTTTAAATTGATTAAAATCCGGTTCATCAAGAGAGGAAGAAAAAATATCGGTTTTAAATTCATCTAAGAATATATGCCAAATTATTTCGGAACAAAACATAACTGTAGTATCATCAGGATTAAAACTGTAATCAAAAGGAATCTTCTTTTTTAAATAAATATTTGCTCTTTTTGTTATTCTTGAAAGCTCTTTAGATTTACATTTATTGTATCTTACGATTATAACTGAATTTATATGTCCTGCATCCACAAAATCATCAAAGTCTTGACGTTGAATTCCTTCTTCTGATAAGAAAGAACTTGATTCCGAATGAATAACACTCATATTATTATTTTCTTTAGAAATAATACCGCAATGGGAAATTGTGTATTTTTCATTGAATATGTTCACAATGTAATCAGATACTAATCCATGACCGTATCTTAATATAATATCACCATCCCGAATGATCATTTTTTCTTGATCGTTCAATTTATAAGTAACA encodes the following:
- the rplU gene encoding 50S ribosomal protein L21, producing MFAIVEIAGQQFKVEKDQKLYVHRLEAKEGDKVSFNNILLTDDGKKVNIGTPNVLGAEITAKVLAHMKGDKVKVFKKKRRKGYQKLNGHRQYFSHIQIDEISLDGKKTSEKKETKTKTTAEKKVTKTTATEKKKVETKKPAAKKTEVKKVDAKKPTTEKSDAKADNLTKIEGVGPKLASIFKDAGIDSFKKLSKIKSEKLSEILVEAGGNAYKRFDTTTWPEQAELASDGKWDELKDLQEKLSGGKE
- a CDS encoding UPF0158 family protein, which codes for MNKEQLLEEILIILKSVKEDKSKLKQIHSFMTEEIYEEEEIVIPDKYKKLVKEIAETTDCGNIFYLNLKTGEHIEIFANIEDNIFYDEENPFQKDIDIVDSWEDKIIIEPLESFESFKIMENFANYVSDQKLQDKLLNALNRNRPFANFKNIIDNSEYRQDWFDYKQNWLEKVVFEILESEGYITD